In Sulfitobacter sp. M39, the following proteins share a genomic window:
- a CDS encoding VOC family protein, giving the protein MRLSALTLIVPSYDEGISFYCGTMGFELTQDEDQGHKRWVRVTPSGGGTGFILAEPGDDVQRAAIGNQGAGRVWLFLETEDFARDHARLLAGGVTFEEAPRHEPYGTVAVFRDVFGHRWDLIEPRTPP; this is encoded by the coding sequence ATGCGCCTTTCTGCCCTGACCCTGATCGTTCCCAGCTACGACGAAGGAATATCCTTTTACTGTGGCACGATGGGGTTCGAGCTGACACAGGACGAGGACCAGGGGCATAAACGCTGGGTGCGCGTCACCCCTTCGGGTGGCGGCACCGGCTTTATCCTCGCCGAACCGGGCGACGATGTTCAGCGTGCAGCGATTGGGAACCAAGGTGCGGGGCGTGTCTGGTTGTTTCTAGAGACCGAGGATTTTGCCCGCGACCATGCCCGACTTTTGGCTGGGGGCGTAACATTCGAAGAAGCCCCCCGCCATGAACCCTATGGCACTGTCGCCGTTTTTCGCGACGTATTCGGCCATCGATGGGATCTGATCGAGCCGCGCACGCCCCCCTAA